The genomic segment ACTCGGTCGTGGATACGATCGACCAGTTCGATGATGCGCCTGGCGTCGGCGGTCGGCGCATAGCTGGTCGCGGCCACGAACATGGTCGTGCGGCGCAGCCGGCCGATGGCATCGGTACGGAAATTGGAGTGGTCGATCACGCCGGCGAGCGCACGCGGATGCAGTGTCTGCAGCATGAGGGCAGCGATACCGCCGGCCATCATGCCGGGGAAGTCGCCGTGGATCTTCCAGGTGGCCGAGTCGGGGCCGAACAGGCCGGGATCGCCGACCGGCGCATCGTAGTCGATGCCGAAGTCCTCGGTGGTGGCGACAGTCTGCACGATCCAGTTGCGCAGCCGTGTATGCACCGGCGTGAGCAGATTAGCCTGGCGCGGCGATAGACGATCGGTCAGACGGGTCAGGCTCGGCATGACGGCAACAGATGAAACGAGTTGTTCACTATACCGCCGACCGACAAGCGCGGATGCGCAGGGTCAGACGGATGCGGCCGGCAGGAACGAGCGCAACGGCCGATGGGCATCGGTCAGCCAATCGGCGACCGAGCGGCCGCTCGCTGCGACCGCGGCCACGACGACGAGCCCGGCCGCCCGGGCGTCCTCGCCGGCGTCGTGATGGGCGAAGTCGATGTCCAGATGCCGGCTGAGGCTGGCCAGCCCGTAGCCGCGCCGGGCAAAGCGTGGAAACGCCCGCCGTGCGACCCGGGTGGAATCCAGCCAGTGGGCATCGAGCAACGGCAACTCGTGGCGGGCGCAGGCCCGCGAAGTGGCGGTGACATCGAACGCGGTATGCGAAACCACGACCCGGCCGGTCAAAAGGCGCACGATCTCCGGATAGCAGTCCGGCCAGGTCGGCGCATCGCGCACGTCCGCGGCATGGATACCGTGGACGGCGATATTGTCGCGTGCGAACCAGGTCCGCGGATTGACGAGCCACGACCAGTTGTCGATCAGCGCGCCGTCGGCGAAGCGGGCGAAACCGATCTGGCAGATGCTGGCCGGGTCGCCGTTGGCGGTCTCCACGTCGATGGCCACGAACGCGTCGGCCTCGACGTGCAGCTGCGCGGGGGCGGCGATCGGCCGTGCCATGTCAGCCTGCTGGCCGGAGCCTGGGCGGCTCAGCCGGCCGCCCAGAACCAGTTGATCAGGAAGTACGGGATCAGCGTGGCGAGGATCACGCAGGTCACGTTCAGGGCCAGCCCGGCCCGGATCATGGACTGGATCTTCATGCGCCCGGTGGCGAACACGATCGCGTTGGGCGGCGTGGCCACCGGCATCATGAACGCACAGCTGGCTGCGATCGCCGCCGGTACGGTCAGCAGCAGGACGTCGATATCCACCGACACGGCAAGCGCGCCCAGTAGCGGCATGAACACCGCTGCGGTCGCCGTGTTCGACGACACCTCGGTCAGCGAGATGATCACCAGCACCACCGCGCCGACCAGCAGGATCGCCGGCAGCACGCCGAAGATCTCCATCTGGGTGGCGATCCACTCGGCCAGGCCGGTGTCCTTGATCGCCCCGGCCAGGGCCAGGCCGCCGCCGAACAGCAGCAGCACGCCCCACGGCACGTTGGCCTCGTTCTCCCAGCTCATCAAGCGCGAGCCCTTGCCGTCACTGGCCGGGATCACGAACAGGGCCACGCCGATGGCCATGGCGATCATCGAGTCCGACAGCCAGGACACGCCGGCGTCGGTAAGCAGCGGCCGGCTGATCCACAGGGCGGCCGCCAGCAGAAACATGAAGCCGACGCGTTTTTCGGCGCTGGTCAGCGGGCCGAGCTTCTTGAGCTCGTCGGTGAGCATGTCGCGACCGGCCTTGCCGGTATCCAGATTGAAACCGCCGCGGACCAGCCACAGCCACGCCGCGGCCATCATCGCGATGGAAACCGGAATGCCCACCACCATCCACTGGGCGAAGCCGATATTGATGTTCTGATCCGACGACAGATAGCCGGCCAGCAGCGCATTGGGCGGCGTGCCGATGAGCGTGGCCACGCCACCGATCGATGCCGAATAGGCAATCGCCAGCAGCAGGCGCGTGGCATAACGCTCGACCTCGGGCGCCTGCTCGCCGTCGGGGTCGTCGGCCATGAGGCTGACCACCGACATGCCGATCGGCAGCATCATGATCGCGGTGGCGGTATTGGACACCCACATGCTGATAAAGCCGGTCGCGATCATGAATCCGGCGATCTGGCGGGCCGGGCGGGTGCCCACCGCCAGCAGCGTGGTCAGTGCGATCCGCCGGTGCAAATTCCAGCGCTGCATCGCCAGACCGATCAGAAAACCACCCAGAAACAGGAAGATGATGTCGTCGGCATAGCCGTGGGCGAGATCCTGAAATTCACCCACGCCGATGGCCGGGCCGACCGCCAGCGGCAGCAGCGAAGTCGCCGGGATGGGAATGGCCTCGGTCGCCCACCACGTGGCCATGAACAACGCCAGCCCGGCACAGTGCCAGGCCGCGCCTTCCATGCCGGCCGGCGCCGGGATCACCAGCGTGGCGATAAGCCACAACGGGCCCAGGAACAGGCCAATGCGGCCGGCGGTGCTGGTCGCATGCGCGTCCTGCTGATTGGAGGACACGCTGTCCTGGCTGGGGCTCATCGGTTTCTCCCTTGCTGGTTCGGTCGTTCTTGGATGCTATCGTCGCCCACTCCCATCATCGTGAGCAATCGATGCGCATCGCGCGCCCGGTGGATACGTTCGGCGTGGGCGGCGCCGACGAAGCCCTCGGTCTGCATATGGCCGATACAGGCGGCCAGCGGTTCGTAGAACCCGGCTACGTCGAGCAGGCCGCAGGGCTTGTCGTGCCAGCCGAGCTGGTGCCAGGTCAGCACCTCGAACAGCTCCTCGAGGGTGCCGAAACCGCCCGGCAGCGCGATGAAGCCGTCTGCGGCTTCGATCATCGCCAGCTTGCGCTGGTGCATGGTCTCGACGATATGCAGCTCGGTCAGCCCGTTGTGGGCCAGTTCGCGTTCGGTCATCGAGCGCGGGATCACGCCATAGACCGCCCCGCCGGCGGCCAGGGCGGCATCGGCCACCGCACCCATCAGACCGACCCGGGCCCCGCCATAGACAAGGCGGATCCCGTGGTCGGCCAGAGCCGTGCCCAGCGCGCCCGCGGCGTCGATATATTCCGGCCGCGCCCCTGCGCGTGACCCGCAGTAGACACAGAGGCTGGCGATCGGCGAGGCGGCGGTGCGAGCGGTCATGACAGGCTCCGGAAGCGGCGGGCGGGCGCGCATTCTAAACAGCCGGAGTCGGCCGCGCAGCCGGCACGCCCGCTCATCGGCGGCCCGGCTCGTCGTCGTCCGCGCGATCCTTGACGAAGGTTTCGTCGACCTCGCCGGCGAAGAAGCGCTTGCCGTAGATGAGCAGGCACAGACCGATGCCAATACCGAATGCCCAGGCCGCGCCCTGGGTGACCAGCACGCCGGCGGTCACGCCCGCGATGCCCAGATCGCGCTGGCTGCGCGCTTCCATGATGCCGATACGCACGCTCACATAGCCCTGGATCAGCAACGTCAGGGCCAGGGCCACGCCCAGAATCGGCTGGATCACCGACACGATCGGCAACAGCAGCAGGCCGGTGTTGGTGCCCCAGCGAAACGAGCCGGAGCCGCCGAAGATCGAATCCATCGCGCGGCGGCCTTCCTTGTAGCGCTCGACGATCACCACGTGCATGGCCGCCCACAGCGGGCCGCACATGGCCACGTCCGGCCCGAGAATGCTCATGCTGGCGTTACGCGCGCCGAAGATCATATGAGCCCGGTCCGGGCTGTAGTCGATATCCTCGTCCGGACGCGCGCCGTCGGCTTCGTCGAGCAGGGCCTTGGACTGGAGCACGTCGCCGAACAGCACGATATAGGTCGCGGCCACCATCGGCAGCGCCTGGATGAAGAACCAGGCCGGCGGCAGGCCGACACCGAACACCGTGTACTGCGTCCAGAGGGTGACGAAGTCCGGCTTGGAGAAGCCCCATTCCACGTTCGGCCAGGGCGCTTCGCCGAACAGCGGCGCGAGCACGATCGCCAGCGCGATGATCGGGAAGATGCCCAGCTTGCCGATCAGCCCCATCACCGCGTTGCGCTGCTTGAGCGCGTTGAAGCCCTGCGAAAAGATCAGCAGGAAAGCCAGCCCGACGGCGATCGAGATCGTGAACGGAAACGTCCAGAAACGCCCGCCGTCGGAGAACACGCTGTTCACCGCGGCCAGGCCCGCACCCATGATGATGCCCGCCTTGAGCGCGGGCGGCACGAAACGCACCACGTGCTTGGCCAGGCCCGTCACGCCGAGGGCGATCGACAGCGTACCGAGCATGAACTGAAAGGCGATCAGCGCATGCACGCGGTCCACGCCCTCGGGAAAGCCTTCGCAGTAGGCAATGAGCAGCGGAATGGCGGGCGTGATCCAGCCCGGCACCACGGGATCGCCGAGCAGGTGATGCGTCAGATAGAACAGGCCGTTGAGCATCACCACGGCCAGAGCGGCCTCGAACGGCATGCCCAGCAGGTCGGTCATCAGCGGGATCGCGGCCAGATCGACCGCGCACATCAACAGGCCCTGAAGATAATCCGGCCATTCGAAACGATAGTGATAGAACGGCAGACGGATCTTGAAGGGTCCGGCGCCCCAGTACGGTGATTCGCCGGCTTCCCTGCGGGCCCATGGCAGCATATGAAAATCCCCCGGTATCGATGCGCGTACGATAGCACCGAGGGCGAGCCGGCTCATCGCAGGGCCTCTTTTGCGATCGGTGGTAAAGCCAGCCTTAACAGGCATTTGACGGGACCGGCCGTAGGATGGCCCGGCCTGGGTCCGTATCGAGTCGGCCCGTACGCATTACGCAAGAGAGACGAACGATGGATGTACCTGTCTGGGTCTGGGGCGCAACGATCGCCGGCATTCTGGCGTTGCTGATCTTCGATTTCTTCGCCCATGTGCGTACGCCGCACGCGCCGTCGCTCAAGGAAGCGGGCGGCTGGTCGATCTTCTATGTGGTACTGGCCATCATCTTCGGCATCGGCCTGTGGATGGTCTGGGGCCACGACCACGGCATCGAATACTTTGCCGGCTATATCACCGAAAAGAGCCTGTCGGTCGACAACCTGTTCGTGTTCGTGATCATCATGGGCTCGTTCAACGTGCCGGCCGAATACCAGCAGAAAGTGCTGCTGGTGGGCGTGGTGATCGCGCTCATCCTGCGTACGATCTTCATCGCTCTCGGCGCGGCGGCGATCGAGAACTTCTCCTGGGTGTTCTATATCTTCGGCATCTTCCTGCTGTACACGGCGTGGAGCCTGGCCCGTACCAAGCACGACGAGGACGAAGAGTACGAGCCCAACATCATGGTGCGTCTGGCCCAGAAATACCTGCCGGCGACCGAAGACTACGACGGCACCCGGCTGACCACCGTGCAGAACGGCAAGCGCCTGATCACGCCCATGCTGATCGTGATGATCGCCATCGGCGCCACCGATATCCTGTTCGCGCTGGACTCGATCCCGGCGATCTACGGGCTCACCAAGGAGCCCTATATCGTGTTCACGGCGAATGCTTTCGCCCTGCTCGGCCTGATCCAGCTCTATTTCCTGCTCGGCGGGCTGCTCGACCGGCTGGTCTACCTCTCGTTCGGGCTGGCGGTCATTCTCGGTTTCATCGGCATCAAGCTGATGATCCATGCGCTGCACACCAACGAACTGCCCTTCATCAACGGCGGCCAGGAAGTGCATCTCGTGCCCGAGATTCCGATCTGGCTGTCGCTGTCGGTAATCATCGGCATCCTGATCGTGACCACGGTCGCCAGCCTGATGAGCAGCAAGAACAAGTAGCGGCGGCGTGAGAACCTGAACACGGTACGCGCGACTCAGACACCCGGCTGCTTCATCCCCGGCCGTGCTCCGCTGCTCGGCGCTACGCCCAAGGGGGGGGAATACAGGCACGCTCGCGGGCGGCCGCTGAAGCCGTGTAGGTCGGATTAGCGCAGCGTAATCCGACACGAATTCCGCTCCAGACAAGCCGGAGCCCGAACAGTGACCCAGGTCGGATCCTGGCGGAGCGTCTGTATTGGCCCCGTGTGGAGCGACGAGAAGCACAGCGCCCAAGGGTGTCCGAGGCACGGCCTCGGTGCGGCCAGCCTGTCTGAGCGTCGCCAAAGCGACGCGAGTTCTGGCCGCATCCCTTGGGGCGAGCATCGCAGTGCACCGGCGCGTTTCGCGTCGGCGCGCAACCCGGGTGTCGTTTCCTTTGCTTCCTTTCGTTTGGACAAGCAAACGAAAGGGAGTCGCGCGGCAGCGCGAAACAAGCGTGCCGTCGAACTCGTGAGTGCCGGAAGACGGGTGGCTTAAACCCATTGTCCTGAAACGACCACGCAGACGAACTTCGACTTGGGGTTTCGCACTGTTGTGCGAGTAACTTTCATTTGCTTGTCCAAATGAAAGTCACCAAAGCAAACGACACCCTGTCTTGCGTCGATGCTGCGCATCGATGCCCTGCGCGGCTCCGGCCGAAAGAGGGACAGCCGCGAAACTCGCGCCGCTGGGCGGCACTCAGACACACGGCTGTCTGGATCCTCTTTCGGCCTCCGCTGCTCGGCGCTACGCCCAAGGGACTGAATACAGACAAGCTCGCGGGCGGCCGCTGAAGCCGTGTAGGTCGGATTAGCGCAGCGTAATCCGACACGAATTCCGCTCCAGACAAGCCGGAGCCCGAACAGTGACCCAGGTCGGATCAGGTGTCTTGCACCGTGATCCGACCTTCCGCCTAATGGTGGAGCGCCTGTATTCGGCCCCCGTGTGGAGCGACGAGACGCACAGCGCCCGAGGGTGTCCGGCGCACTGCGCCGGTGCGGCCAGCCTGTTTGAGCGTCGCCAAAGCGACGCGAGTTCTGGCCGCATCCCTTGGGGGCGAGCATCGCAGTGCCCCGGCGCGTTTCGCGTCGGCGCGCAACCCGGGGGTCGTTTCTCTTCGTTACTTCTCTTTGGACAAGCAAAGAGAAGTAGCTCGCGCTGCAGCGCGAAACAAGAGCTTGGCTAAGCTCGTGAGCGCCGTAAGACGGGTGGCTTAAACCCAGCGTCTTGAATCGACCACGCAGGCGAATTCTCACTTGGGGTTTCGCACTGTTGTGCGAGTAACTTTCATTTGCTTGTCCAGGTAAGTCACCAAAGCAAACGACACCCTGCCTTGCGTCGGCGCTCCGCGCCGATGCCCTGCGCTACGCCCAAGGGATTGAATACAGACAAACTCGCGGGCGGGCGCGCTAAAGATCGCTTCTGATTTATTCTCGTAGGTCGGCTTAGCCAAAGGCGTAAGCCGACCGAAACGCGGCAGCGCGCGACGACAGCGCCGTCGAACTCGTGAGCGCCAGAACACGCGCGGCTCGAACCCAAGAGTCTTGGATCGACCATGCCCATGCACCCGCACTCGAGGCTCAGGCGCTGCTCAACCGGCCCAGAACAAACCGCCCCGCCTGACCGCGCCCACAAAAAAGGCCGGAATCGCTGGATTCCGGCCTTGTTCGTCAACGCCCGACTATCAATCCGTCGGGCAGGCCGCTACGCCGTCGCGTGTCTCGCTGGTGAACTGGCAGCCGTAGTTCTCGTCGGCGACCGTGTCGGCATCGAGCACGTCGTCGCCAGCCGGCTTGGTGCCGTTCTGCTCCCAGTCGATCATCGCCTGGAAGCCGCTGACCAGTTCGGTGCCAGTGAAGTCGCAGTGCGGCGCGGACCGGATCGCCCGCTGCACCAGCAGATCACCGTTGCCGTTGGCCTCGGCGCGCCGACGATAGACCTGCTCGTTGGAAAACGGCACGTACAGATCGCCCAGCCCGTGCAGTGATACCACCGGTACGCTGAACTGGCCGTTGACGTTGGGCAGCCAGCGCAGGCCATCCGGCTGCAGCGGGTTGGCATCGGCGTCGGCCATCACGCGCAGGATCGAGTCGTTGAACATCTGCTCGGCGTCGCTCAGGTCGTCGTCGGCATCGAACTGGTAGGTAAAGCCGGTATTGCTGGTGAAATCGCGGGCGAGAATGCCGTTGATGGTGCCGTCGCGACCGCCGGTACCCATGACCACGTTGTAGTAGCCGCCGCGAAAGCCCTGCTCGAAGACCGGGCGATCGCCGCCAGACAGCTGGCGCACGATATCCTCGAGCTCCAGGCCCTGCTCGGTCGGCACGCCCTGCTCGGTGAACGAGGGCACCGTCTCCCAGAGCACGGCATCGATGGCCTGCTGGTCGAAATCGGTATTCGGAAACATCGTCGGGCCCATATCGGCCACGTGCTGGGCGGCAAACGTGAAGTTCAGCAGATAGTTGAACTCGGTGTCGCCCCCGCCGACCACGCCACAGGCCGGCATGGCTGCGGCGTAGCTGACCTTGTGGTTGGCGTTGGCCGCGGTTTCGGCCTCGATCGCAGCGGCCGTGACATGTCCGCCCATCGAAACGCCCATGATGTAGGTCTTGGTCGGCGCCATCTGGCCGGTGATATCGGCGAAGTTCAGCGCCAGATTGTTGGTGTCTTCCACGCCGGTGCGGACGTCGTAATAGTTGGTGGAATAACTCGACGCCGCCCAGGCATAGCCCTGGCTGACCAGGTACTGGCGTATCGGCGGGCTGTCGACGGTCAGCTTGGGCCCTTCGCCGCGATAGCCGTGGGCATACATCACCAGCAGTCCGTTCCAGTTCTCCGGCACCTCGATCCGGTAGCCGGCACCGTCGAGCACGCCCGTATAGCGCTCGGTGGGCAGGCCGTCGAGTGCTTCGAAGGCAAGCTCATCCTCGTCGACTGCGAACATGCGCGTGTCCTGCACCCGAGCCGGTTGGTCCGGCTGCGCCGGCGCGTCGTCGCCCACACTCACTCGGTCGTCGCTGCCACCGTCGCTGCAACCGGCCAGCAACGCAGCCATACACACCAGTCCGGCCGCCAACCGCGGCCCGTGATTCCTGTCCATGGGTTCTCCTCCCCGTCGCTCGGCATCGGCGCGCGCAAGCTGCGAATACGATGCTCTGATTATTGTGGCGGGGCGCGGCGGCTTTTTTTGAAACCGAATTTCGCGTCCCGCCTCATTTATGCATCGCCCCTCAGCGCGGTCAAGCCGGCCAAAGGTCGTAGAACGACGTAAGACACCGGCCGCGAACCGTGCCGCGGCCGGCGCGCTCTTATTCAGCCGTTATCGGTGCGGAAGAAGGCGCTGGTGCCACGGGCCTTGGCCGCTGCTTCGAGTTTTTCCAGCGCGATCACGTAGGCCGCCGTGCGATAGCCGACCTCCAGCGTCTCGGCGCGTTCGGCGACGGCCTCGGTGGCTTCGACCATGCGCGATTGCAGACGCTCGGCAACGGTATCGGCCGCCCAGTACCAGGCCTGGCGGTTCTGGACCCACTCGAAATAACTCACGGTCACGCCGCCGGCATTGGCCAGAATATCCGGCACGACCTGCACGCCGTTGTCTTCGAGCGTGCGGTCGGCTTCGCTGGCCACGGGCCCGTTGGCGATCTCGACAATCACCCCGGCACGCACCCGGTCGGCGTTGTCGGCGGTGATCACGTTCTCGAGCGCAGCCGGCGCGAGAATATCGACTTCGAGTTCGACGATCTCGTCGTTGGACAGCGTCTGGCCGTCGGCGGCGCTGACCGAGCCATCGGTCTCCTTGGCCTTGGCGATGGCGTCCAGATCCAGACCGTCGGCGTTGTAGATGCCGCCGCCCGAATCGCTCACCGCCACCACGGTATAGCCGGCCTCGGCACACAGCCGGGCGAACCGGGCGCCGGCATTGCCAAAGCCCTGGACGGCCACGGTCGTGCCGTCGGGCTCGCGCTCCCAGCGTTTCATCAGGGTCGTCAGGGTATGGAACGCCCCGTCGCCGGTGGCAGTGGTACGTCCGGCCGAGCCGCCCATCTCGACCGGCTTGCCGGTGATCACGTCGCGTACCTCGGCGCGGTTGATGATCCGGTACTGGTCCATCATCCAGCCCATCACCCGCGGGTTGGTGTTCACGTCCGGCGCGGGGATATCGCTGTCCGGGCCGATGAAATCGGCGACCTTGTCGATATAGGCACGCGACAGCCGTTCCAGCTCGGCGGGTGAGAGCTGCTTCGGGTCGATCGCGATTCCGCCCTTGCCGCCGCCGAACGGCAGACCGAGCACGGCGCATTTCATCGTCATCCAGAACGCCAGGGTCGACACCTCGTCGGCATTCACGTCCGGATGGAAGCGGATGCCGCCCTTGGCCGGGCCCAGCGTGGTGTCGTAGCGCACGCGATAGCCGGGGTAGAGCTTCATCGCGCCGTCGTCGTGGCGCAACGGTACCGACACCTTCAGTGCGGTATCGGGCTGGGCGAGCTGCTGGGCAATATCGTCAGAGATCTCGATATGGGCGAGCGCGGCCTCGATACGGGCGCTGGCTCCGTCGAACAGACTGGGCATGGCGATCCAATGATTCGGTAAAACGTATTACCTGCCTGTCTCGAACCGATAATTCAAGCACGCCGCCAGCCGCCTTGTAGACGCGACCGATAATATTCGCGAATTCAATGCATTGTGCGCTGAAACCGGCGCCGAGCTCGGATAATATCGAGAGCCTTAATGCGCAGACCCGGGCAACCGATGAGTACTCGAATGATGGATCACGCGTATGGCTACGGCCTGATCAGCCGAGCCTTCCACTGGGCCATGGCGCTGTTGCTGCTCTGGCAGATCATTTCGGCCGCGCTGCACTATGCACTGGACGACACCCCGATTGCCGATTTCTTTTTCGGCTTTCATTTTTCCAACGGGGTGCTGATCCTGGCGCTGGCGATCCTGCGCGGGCTGTGGGGCCTGATCAATCTGTCGCGCCGGCCGGCCCACGACGGCGCCGTCGCGCGGGCGGCGGTGGTCGGCCATGTGGCGATGTATGCGTTGCTGATCGCAGTGCCGGTGATCGCCATCATCCGTGCCTACGGCGGTATTAAGCCGTTTTCCGCGCTCGGCGTGGAGATCTTTTCCGGCATGGACCGCAAGATCGAGTGGATGAGCGAACTCGGCAACCAGTGGCACGGGTTTCTCGGCTGGGTGCTGATCGCGCTCATCGCCGGCCATGTCGTCATGGCGTTCGTGCATACCTACGCCTGGAAACAACCGATGATCGCGCGCATGACGCGCGGCGACGAACGCCCCTGAGCCCCCGGCGCCGGCCCCGACCGGCACGCGACATGCGTTAGAGTCTGCGCTTTCGCGTCACGGACACGCTCTTGGATCTGGTCCTGCTCTTCGCCGCCGCTCTCGCGGCCGGTGCGATCAACGCATTGGCCGGGGGCGGCAGCTTCATCACGCTGCCTGCGCTGCTGTTTCATGGCTTGCCGCCCACCGTGGCCAATGCCACCAGCGCTACGGCGGTGCTGCCCGGCTATGCCACTACGCTGTTCCGCTTCCGTGGCGATGTGGCGCCGCCGGCCGCCCTGTCGCTGCCGGCCATGGTGGCAATCGCCGCCGCCGGCGGCATCAGCGGCGCCACGTTGCTGTTGATCACCGGGGATCGCGCGTTCTCGGCGGTCGTGCCGTGGCTGATGGGTCTGGCCACGCTGATCTTCGCGGCCGCGCCTCATATCAAACAGGCCATGGCACAGCGACAGGCGAGCACGCCCGTCGCCGCCGTGGCGCTGTATGCAGCCTGTACCTACGGCGGCTATTTCAACGGCGGCGTCGGCATCATCGTCATCGCCTTGCTGGGCCTGCTCGGCCAGACCCGGCTGTTGACCTCCGTGGCGATGAAAGCGGTGATGTCGGCCACGCTGACCACGATTTCGGTCACGGTCTATGCGCTGTTCGGACTGATCCACTGGCCGCTGGCCGTGCTGATGGCGGCCGGTGCGATGCTCGGCGGGTGGATGGGCGCGGCGTTCGGCTATCGCATCGCCCCCGGCTGGCACCGCATCGGCATCGTGGTCATCGGCACGATCATGACGGGGCTGATGTTCCTGCGCACCTGACACGCAGCCTGCGCTGGCGTGCAGGGGCGTGCCTTGTCTAGGCTGTGCCTATCGACCCCCAACCAGGATATTCCATGGACAAGATCATGCTCGTGACCGGCGGCAGCCGGGGGATCGGCGCCGCGACCTGTCTGATGGCCGCCAAATACGGCTATGCAGTCGCCGTGAACTACCGCAGCAACCGCGAAGCCGCCGAGCAGGTGGTCGCGGCCATCGAGGCCGACGGCGGCCGCGCGATCGCGGTGCAGGCCGACGTCGCCGACGAGGCCCAGGTGGTGAACATGTTCACCACCATCGACGACACCCTGGGCCGGGTGACGGCCCTGGTCAACAACGCCGGCATCGTCGATCAGCCCTCGAAAGTAGCCGACATGAGCGCCGAACGTGTCGCGAAGATGATGAGCGTGAACGTCGTCGGCCCGTTCATCTGTGCACGCGAGGCGATTCGCCGGATGGGCACCGAGCACGGCGGCTCCGGCGGGGTGATCGTCAACGTCTCGTCGGCGGCCAGCCATGCCGCCGGCAAAGGCGGCGCAGGGACCTATATCGACTACGGCGCCTCGAAGGGCGCGATCGATACCCTGACGGAAGGCCTGGCCCACGAGCTCGCCGGCGAGAACATCCGCGTCAACGCGGTACGCCCGGGCGTGGTGAACACCGAGATCCATGCCAGCGGCGGCCTGCCGGACAAGCCCGAACAGGCCAAGAGCGCGATCCCGCTGGGCCGCGTGGGCGAGCCCGAGGATATCGCCGAGGCGATCATCTACCTGGCCGAAGCACGGTTCACGACCGGCGCGTTTCTGGACGTCGACGGCGGCGTGTAACCCGGTGGCGGGGCATCCGTGGAACCACGGACGCCCCCGGCCCGCGGGCTGCTCTAAACTGCTTATCCCTCCCCTGCCGGCGCTGCGCCAGGACGATCGTTGATGAGCAGACTTCCTGCCGAGGCACAGCCTCAT from the Salinisphaera sp. T31B1 genome contains:
- a CDS encoding exonuclease domain-containing protein, with translation MARPIAAPAQLHVEADAFVAIDVETANGDPASICQIGFARFADGALIDNWSWLVNPRTWFARDNIAVHGIHAADVRDAPTWPDCYPEIVRLLTGRVVVSHTAFDVTATSRACARHELPLLDAHWLDSTRVARRAFPRFARRGYGLASLSRHLDIDFAHHDAGEDARAAGLVVVAAVAASGRSVADWLTDAHRPLRSFLPAASV
- a CDS encoding DASS family sodium-coupled anion symporter produces the protein MSPSQDSVSSNQQDAHATSTAGRIGLFLGPLWLIATLVIPAPAGMEGAAWHCAGLALFMATWWATEAIPIPATSLLPLAVGPAIGVGEFQDLAHGYADDIIFLFLGGFLIGLAMQRWNLHRRIALTTLLAVGTRPARQIAGFMIATGFISMWVSNTATAIMMLPIGMSVVSLMADDPDGEQAPEVERYATRLLLAIAYSASIGGVATLIGTPPNALLAGYLSSDQNINIGFAQWMVVGIPVSIAMMAAAWLWLVRGGFNLDTGKAGRDMLTDELKKLGPLTSAEKRVGFMFLLAAALWISRPLLTDAGVSWLSDSMIAMAIGVALFVIPASDGKGSRLMSWENEANVPWGVLLLFGGGLALAGAIKDTGLAEWIATQMEIFGVLPAILLVGAVVLVIISLTEVSSNTATAAVFMPLLGALAVSVDIDVLLLTVPAAIAASCAFMMPVATPPNAIVFATGRMKIQSMIRAGLALNVTCVILATLIPYFLINWFWAAG
- a CDS encoding TIGR00730 family Rossman fold protein, giving the protein MTARTAASPIASLCVYCGSRAGARPEYIDAAGALGTALADHGIRLVYGGARVGLMGAVADAALAAGGAVYGVIPRSMTERELAHNGLTELHIVETMHQRKLAMIEAADGFIALPGGFGTLEELFEVLTWHQLGWHDKPCGLLDVAGFYEPLAACIGHMQTEGFVGAAHAERIHRARDAHRLLTMMGVGDDSIQERPNQQGRNR
- a CDS encoding TerC family protein, translated to MDVPVWVWGATIAGILALLIFDFFAHVRTPHAPSLKEAGGWSIFYVVLAIIFGIGLWMVWGHDHGIEYFAGYITEKSLSVDNLFVFVIIMGSFNVPAEYQQKVLLVGVVIALILRTIFIALGAAAIENFSWVFYIFGIFLLYTAWSLARTKHDEDEEYEPNIMVRLAQKYLPATEDYDGTRLTTVQNGKRLITPMLIVMIAIGATDILFALDSIPAIYGLTKEPYIVFTANAFALLGLIQLYFLLGGLLDRLVYLSFGLAVILGFIGIKLMIHALHTNELPFINGGQEVHLVPEIPIWLSLSVIIGILIVTTVASLMSSKNK
- a CDS encoding alpha/beta hydrolase, with amino-acid sequence MDRNHGPRLAAGLVCMAALLAGCSDGGSDDRVSVGDDAPAQPDQPARVQDTRMFAVDEDELAFEALDGLPTERYTGVLDGAGYRIEVPENWNGLLVMYAHGYRGEGPKLTVDSPPIRQYLVSQGYAWAASSYSTNYYDVRTGVEDTNNLALNFADITGQMAPTKTYIMGVSMGGHVTAAAIEAETAANANHKVSYAAAMPACGVVGGGDTEFNYLLNFTFAAQHVADMGPTMFPNTDFDQQAIDAVLWETVPSFTEQGVPTEQGLELEDIVRQLSGGDRPVFEQGFRGGYYNVVMGTGGRDGTINGILARDFTSNTGFTYQFDADDDLSDAEQMFNDSILRVMADADANPLQPDGLRWLPNVNGQFSVPVVSLHGLGDLYVPFSNEQVYRRRAEANGNGDLLVQRAIRSAPHCDFTGTELVSGFQAMIDWEQNGTKPAGDDVLDADTVADENYGCQFTSETRDGVAACPTD
- a CDS encoding Glu/Leu/Phe/Val dehydrogenase, whose product is MPSLFDGASARIEAALAHIEISDDIAQQLAQPDTALKVSVPLRHDDGAMKLYPGYRVRYDTTLGPAKGGIRFHPDVNADEVSTLAFWMTMKCAVLGLPFGGGKGGIAIDPKQLSPAELERLSRAYIDKVADFIGPDSDIPAPDVNTNPRVMGWMMDQYRIINRAEVRDVITGKPVEMGGSAGRTTATGDGAFHTLTTLMKRWEREPDGTTVAVQGFGNAGARFARLCAEAGYTVVAVSDSGGGIYNADGLDLDAIAKAKETDGSVSAADGQTLSNDEIVELEVDILAPAALENVITADNADRVRAGVIVEIANGPVASEADRTLEDNGVQVVPDILANAGGVTVSYFEWVQNRQAWYWAADTVAERLQSRMVEATEAVAERAETLEVGYRTAAYVIALEKLEAAAKARGTSAFFRTDNG
- a CDS encoding cytochrome b; the protein is MMDHAYGYGLISRAFHWAMALLLLWQIISAALHYALDDTPIADFFFGFHFSNGVLILALAILRGLWGLINLSRRPAHDGAVARAAVVGHVAMYALLIAVPVIAIIRAYGGIKPFSALGVEIFSGMDRKIEWMSELGNQWHGFLGWVLIALIAGHVVMAFVHTYAWKQPMIARMTRGDERP
- a CDS encoding sulfite exporter TauE/SafE family protein, producing MDLVLLFAAALAAGAINALAGGGSFITLPALLFHGLPPTVANATSATAVLPGYATTLFRFRGDVAPPAALSLPAMVAIAAAGGISGATLLLITGDRAFSAVVPWLMGLATLIFAAAPHIKQAMAQRQASTPVAAVALYAACTYGGYFNGGVGIIVIALLGLLGQTRLLTSVAMKAVMSATLTTISVTVYALFGLIHWPLAVLMAAGAMLGGWMGAAFGYRIAPGWHRIGIVVIGTIMTGLMFLRT